A window from Hymenobacter volaticus encodes these proteins:
- a CDS encoding family 43 glycosylhydrolase yields MRYYLFLLCLCCSLTASLAQNLSPDTLKAPAPALPSVYADPHIAAFGNTFYLYPTTDGTEGWLSTSFTCWSSKDLVKWKNEGVILDLPRDLKWATQRAWAPAIAAKNGKYYYYYSAAQSIGVAVADKPTGPFKDPLGKPLVAKGAFKGQMIDPMVLVDDDGAAYLYWGQGQCHAVKLNSDMVSFDPAAVLEFKPEGYNEGSFVFKRQGKYYLMWSEYDTRDPRYSVAYATSSSPMGPFTKAASNPVLKGGA; encoded by the coding sequence ATGCGATATTACCTTTTCTTGCTCTGCCTCTGCTGCTCTCTTACCGCAAGCCTAGCCCAGAATCTCTCGCCTGATACACTTAAAGCACCCGCGCCGGCGCTGCCCAGCGTGTACGCCGATCCTCATATAGCAGCGTTTGGCAACACGTTCTATCTATACCCAACCACCGATGGCACCGAGGGCTGGCTATCGACTTCGTTCACCTGTTGGTCGTCGAAGGACTTGGTGAAATGGAAGAATGAAGGCGTCATCCTGGATTTGCCGCGCGACCTGAAGTGGGCCACCCAACGGGCATGGGCGCCAGCCATTGCCGCTAAAAACGGCAAGTACTACTACTACTATTCCGCCGCGCAGAGCATCGGCGTAGCGGTAGCCGACAAACCAACGGGCCCCTTCAAAGACCCACTCGGCAAGCCGCTAGTGGCCAAAGGCGCTTTCAAAGGCCAGATGATTGACCCCATGGTGCTGGTCGACGATGATGGCGCGGCCTATCTTTATTGGGGCCAAGGCCAGTGCCACGCGGTGAAGCTTAACTCCGACATGGTATCCTTCGACCCGGCCGCGGTGCTGGAATTTAAACCCGAAGGTTACAACGAAGGCTCGTTCGTGTTCAAGCGCCAAGGCAAGTACTACCTGATGTGGTCGGAGTACGACACCCGCGACCCACGTTACTCCGTTGCCTACGCCACTTCCAGCTCGCCGATGGGCCCGTTTACAAAAGCGGCCAGCAATCCGGTGCTGAAGGGCGGGGCGTAG
- a CDS encoding DUF2264 domain-containing protein yields MKRRSFVTQAVTGLSALALPAPAWATPDQAADKFSAKVSDRTYWLNTLLRVADPVLAAGAQARLKATMPIEAAPGQQEGRRSVSHLEALGRTLAGLAPWLEMKGATGDEATRQKRYAELARQAISHGVDPKSPDFLNFNQGGQPVVDAAFLAHALLRAPTQLWEQLPAATQTQLVQALQSSRVIKPVYSNWLLFSAIIEAALLKFTGSGDLMRMDYAIKQHQLWYKGDGTYGDGPDYHWDYYNSYVIQPMLLDVVATLVQAGKERPEMLDTLRARARRYAVVQERLVAPDGSFAAFGRSLAYRCGAFQHLAQMALQQQLPPELPAGQVRSALTAVIRRTMEPRGTFDAQGWLQIGLCGHQPGIGETYISTGSLYLCSTAFLPLGLPPTDTFWTSPRRIGPPNKSGRGRT; encoded by the coding sequence ATGAAACGACGCTCCTTTGTTACGCAGGCTGTGACTGGCTTATCGGCTTTGGCCTTGCCCGCACCAGCTTGGGCAACTCCTGATCAGGCTGCCGATAAATTTTCAGCTAAAGTTTCCGACCGTACGTATTGGCTGAACACCCTGCTCCGGGTAGCTGACCCGGTGCTGGCGGCCGGAGCGCAAGCCCGACTCAAAGCCACCATGCCCATAGAAGCTGCCCCTGGTCAGCAGGAAGGCCGCCGCAGCGTGTCGCACTTAGAGGCGTTGGGCCGCACCCTCGCGGGCTTGGCACCCTGGCTGGAGATGAAAGGCGCCACCGGCGACGAGGCGACGCGCCAAAAGCGCTATGCGGAACTGGCGCGTCAGGCTATTAGCCACGGGGTTGACCCTAAATCTCCAGATTTTCTGAATTTCAACCAGGGCGGCCAGCCTGTAGTTGACGCTGCCTTTCTGGCGCATGCCTTGTTGCGGGCGCCCACGCAGCTTTGGGAGCAACTACCAGCCGCTACCCAAACGCAGCTAGTGCAAGCGCTCCAGAGTAGCCGCGTTATCAAGCCGGTGTACAGCAATTGGCTGCTGTTCAGTGCCATTATTGAGGCGGCGCTGCTGAAGTTCACGGGCTCCGGCGACCTGATGCGCATGGACTACGCCATCAAGCAGCACCAGCTCTGGTACAAGGGCGACGGCACCTACGGTGACGGCCCCGACTACCATTGGGACTATTATAACAGCTACGTCATCCAGCCCATGCTGCTCGACGTAGTAGCCACGCTGGTGCAAGCCGGCAAGGAACGCCCGGAAATGCTTGACACGTTGCGGGCCCGTGCCCGGCGCTACGCCGTCGTGCAGGAGCGTCTGGTAGCCCCCGATGGGTCGTTTGCGGCCTTCGGTCGGTCGTTGGCGTATCGGTGCGGCGCGTTTCAGCATTTGGCTCAGATGGCCTTGCAACAGCAACTCCCCCCTGAATTACCCGCTGGCCAGGTTCGCAGTGCCCTTACGGCCGTTATCCGGCGCACCATGGAGCCGCGCGGCACCTTTGATGCGCAGGGCTGGCTGCAAATAGGCTTATGTGGCCACCAGCCCGGTATTGGCGAAACCTACATTTCCACCGGCAGCCTCTATTTGTGTTCCACTGCCTTCCTCCCGTTAGGCCTCCCTCCCACCGACACCTTCTGGACCAGCCCCCGCAGGATTGGACCGCCAAACAAATCTGGTCGGGGCAGAACGTAA
- a CDS encoding glycerate kinase, translated as MNILIAPDSFKDALAAPLVCEFLRRGLQQTFPAANCQLLPLADGGEGTLETLATVLSGEFVECTVHDPLFRPIQAHYLWLPSTATAVIEMARASGLELLAATERNARQTTTLGTGELVANALTRGARHLVLTVGGSATNDAGIGLATALGYTFWDENDQPVPPTGEHLVRIRRIDGSHVHPRLAEVSCRVVTDVTNPFHGPTGAAHVFAAQKGADAAAIAHLDAGLRHFAEVLQTTFGTDVQALAGSGAGGGMGGGAACFLKASITSAADWILDITHAADLLQASDLLITGEGRIDAQTWQGKLLARLLALATQHQVPVILVCGTLQNAEDVLADPNVLYATSILPAPMPLAEALTRTPELLETQGKLLGRLLSRRQQGFRI; from the coding sequence ATGAACATCTTGATTGCCCCGGATTCTTTCAAAGATGCCTTGGCTGCACCGCTGGTTTGTGAGTTTCTGCGGCGTGGTTTGCAGCAAACCTTTCCAGCTGCCAACTGCCAGCTACTGCCCTTGGCCGATGGGGGCGAAGGCACCCTCGAAACCTTAGCCACGGTACTCAGCGGTGAGTTTGTGGAGTGTACGGTGCACGACCCATTGTTTCGCCCGATTCAAGCCCACTACTTGTGGCTGCCGTCTACGGCCACTGCCGTGATAGAAATGGCGCGAGCTTCGGGTCTGGAACTGCTGGCGGCTACAGAGCGCAACGCCCGCCAAACCACCACGCTTGGCACCGGCGAACTAGTAGCCAATGCGCTAACCCGCGGAGCCCGCCACTTGGTACTGACAGTAGGCGGCAGCGCCACCAACGATGCCGGCATTGGGTTGGCCACGGCCCTAGGCTACACCTTTTGGGACGAAAACGACCAGCCTGTACCACCTACCGGTGAACACTTGGTACGTATCCGCCGAATTGATGGCAGCCACGTGCACCCGCGCCTGGCAGAAGTATCTTGCCGCGTCGTGACCGATGTTACCAACCCGTTTCATGGCCCGACGGGCGCGGCACATGTATTTGCGGCGCAGAAGGGCGCCGACGCCGCAGCTATTGCCCACCTCGACGCAGGTTTGCGCCATTTTGCTGAGGTATTGCAGACTACTTTTGGCACCGATGTGCAGGCGCTTGCCGGAAGTGGGGCCGGTGGCGGAATGGGCGGCGGAGCGGCGTGTTTCCTAAAAGCCAGCATCACCTCTGCCGCCGACTGGATTCTCGACATCACGCATGCCGCTGACCTCTTACAAGCCAGTGACCTGCTGATTACCGGAGAAGGCCGCATCGATGCTCAAACCTGGCAAGGCAAGCTACTGGCGCGGCTGCTGGCATTGGCTACTCAACATCAAGTGCCCGTCATCCTGGTATGCGGTACTCTGCAAAATGCTGAGGACGTACTAGCCGACCCCAATGTGCTCTACGCTACATCCATCCTGCCAGCGCCCATGCCGCTAGCTGAGGCACTGACTCGCACGCCGGAACTGCTGGAAACCCAAGGCAAGCTGCTTGGGCGGTTGCTGAGTCGGAGACAGCAAGGCTTCCGCATCTAA
- a CDS encoding family 43 glycosylhydrolase: protein MKGAGHHSVLQVPGTDQWVIAYHRFKIPGGNGYNRETCLSPMRFDAQGNILPVDVFEAVKPTKAKQAAPVRP from the coding sequence GTGAAAGGCGCCGGCCACCACTCGGTGCTGCAAGTGCCCGGCACCGACCAATGGGTAATAGCGTACCACCGCTTCAAAATACCCGGCGGCAACGGCTACAACCGCGAAACCTGCCTCTCGCCCATGCGCTTCGACGCCCAAGGCAATATTCTGCCGGTGGATGTATTTGAAGCAGTAAAGCCCACCAAAGCTAAGCAGGCAGCGCCCGTACGCCCATGA
- a CDS encoding glycoside hydrolase family 43 protein, whose translation MKQFLYLLLGCCLAWSAPTAKAQTASSTSKAKNTAFKPGELWYDTEGNLINAHGGGVLLVGNTYYWYGEKRAQHQEEGVNVYSSKDLYNWKYEGVALTPATDAQSDIAAGCLMERPKVIYNQKTGKYVMWFHLELKGQSYKAARAGVAVADKPTGPFRYVSSFRPNGNMSRDMGLFVDDDGAAYHIYSSRENYDLRLARLSADYLTPTTQDSLLFAKHREAPAVFKQGGKYYLLTSGCTGWAPNEASLHVADNLFGPWQLLGDPMTGPNAKLTYGGQSTYVLPVPGKKDAYIFMADRWNPKDLKDSRYLWLPVQFKAGQPTIDWLEQWDLGHFSKQL comes from the coding sequence ATGAAACAGTTTCTATACCTTCTGCTCGGGTGCTGTTTGGCATGGAGTGCCCCAACGGCCAAAGCTCAAACTGCGTCGTCAACTTCAAAGGCAAAAAACACTGCCTTCAAGCCCGGCGAGCTGTGGTACGACACCGAGGGCAACCTCATTAACGCTCATGGCGGGGGCGTACTGCTAGTGGGCAATACGTACTACTGGTACGGCGAAAAACGGGCCCAGCACCAAGAAGAAGGAGTGAACGTGTATTCCTCGAAAGACCTCTACAACTGGAAATACGAAGGCGTGGCCCTGACGCCGGCCACCGACGCGCAGAGCGACATTGCGGCCGGTTGCCTGATGGAGCGCCCCAAGGTGATTTACAACCAAAAGACCGGCAAGTATGTGATGTGGTTTCACCTGGAGCTAAAGGGCCAGAGTTACAAAGCCGCCCGCGCCGGCGTGGCCGTGGCCGACAAACCTACTGGCCCGTTTCGGTACGTGAGCAGCTTCCGGCCCAACGGCAATATGTCGCGCGACATGGGCCTGTTCGTGGACGATGACGGTGCGGCTTACCACATCTACTCTAGCCGCGAAAACTACGACTTGCGTCTAGCTCGACTGTCGGCCGACTACCTCACGCCCACCACGCAAGATTCGCTGCTCTTTGCCAAGCACCGCGAGGCGCCAGCCGTGTTCAAGCAAGGCGGGAAGTACTACTTACTTACGAGTGGCTGCACGGGCTGGGCGCCCAACGAAGCTTCCTTGCATGTGGCCGATAACTTGTTTGGGCCCTGGCAGTTGCTCGGCGACCCCATGACCGGCCCGAACGCCAAGCTCACCTATGGCGGCCAATCCACTTATGTGTTGCCAGTACCAGGTAAGAAAGATGCGTATATCTTCATGGCCGATCGGTGGAATCCGAAAGACTTGAAAGACAGCCGCTATCTGTGGCTGCCGGTACAGTTTAAGGCCGGCCAGCCTACTATTGACTGGCTAGAGCAGTGGGACTTGGGACACTTCAGCAAACAATTATAG
- a CDS encoding glycoside hydrolase family 35 protein — MIHKYLIGAALLSSLALNPAAQAQTKAKPAKHTFTLGDENFLLDGKPFQMISGELHYPRIPREAWRHRMKMAKAMGLNTIGTYVFWNLHEPEPGKYNFTGNNDIAAFVKIAQEEGMWVVLRPSPYVCAEWEFGGYPYWLQKDKSLVVRSKDPKYIAAYGRYLKEVAKQLAPLQVNHGGPVLMVQVENEYGFYASDKDYLALNRKMFKEAGFDGLLYTCDPGEKVKEGHLPGLLPAVNGWDDPRKVKQLVRTYHGGKGPFYIAEWYPAWFDWWGTPHHTVPVSKYTPRLDSVLAAGISINMYMFHGGTTRGFMNGANYKGEGTKFEPQISSYDYDAPLDEAGNATPKFMAFRGVIEKHLPKGAKLPPVPAAKPSMRIPAINMNSATSLLADLPKPIVNAKPQSFEALNQDYGFVLYRTEVVGGRKGTLSIKDLRDYGVVMVNGQRVATLDRRLGQDQVELTLPQGTVRLDILVENLGRLNFGPFLNQNRKGITERVTFAGTELTNWQHFRLPFASVAAAKVASKIAPNDNGPVLRRGTFTITKAADTYFDLSQWGKGCVWLNGHNLGRYWEIGPQQTLYVPAEWLKKGVNEVVVLELLKPQQDKLAGLEKPILDVVKTDGEARKN, encoded by the coding sequence ATGATACATAAGTACCTGATAGGAGCTGCGCTGCTAAGCAGCCTAGCCCTGAATCCGGCGGCGCAGGCTCAAACCAAAGCCAAGCCAGCCAAGCATACCTTTACGTTAGGCGACGAGAATTTTCTGCTCGATGGCAAGCCGTTCCAAATGATTTCGGGCGAGTTGCACTACCCCCGCATTCCGCGCGAGGCGTGGCGGCACCGCATGAAAATGGCCAAGGCCATGGGCTTGAACACCATCGGCACCTACGTGTTCTGGAATCTGCACGAGCCCGAACCCGGCAAATACAACTTCACTGGCAACAACGACATTGCCGCCTTCGTGAAGATTGCGCAGGAAGAAGGTATGTGGGTGGTGCTTCGGCCGAGCCCGTACGTATGCGCCGAGTGGGAATTTGGCGGCTACCCCTATTGGCTGCAAAAAGACAAAAGCCTAGTGGTCCGCAGCAAAGACCCTAAGTACATTGCTGCCTATGGCCGTTACCTGAAGGAAGTAGCCAAGCAGTTGGCGCCGCTGCAAGTCAACCACGGCGGGCCGGTGCTAATGGTGCAGGTGGAAAACGAATACGGCTTCTACGCCAGCGACAAAGACTACTTGGCGCTCAACCGCAAGATGTTCAAGGAAGCTGGTTTCGATGGGCTGCTTTACACGTGCGACCCGGGCGAGAAAGTGAAGGAAGGCCATCTGCCCGGCTTGCTACCCGCCGTGAACGGGTGGGATGATCCGCGCAAGGTCAAGCAGTTGGTGCGCACGTACCACGGCGGCAAAGGCCCGTTCTACATCGCCGAATGGTATCCGGCCTGGTTTGACTGGTGGGGCACGCCGCACCACACGGTGCCCGTCTCCAAGTACACCCCGCGCCTCGATTCGGTGCTGGCCGCAGGTATTTCCATCAACATGTACATGTTTCATGGCGGTACCACGCGGGGCTTCATGAACGGAGCCAACTACAAAGGCGAAGGCACCAAGTTCGAGCCCCAAATCAGCAGCTACGACTATGACGCGCCCCTTGATGAGGCCGGCAATGCCACTCCCAAGTTCATGGCCTTCCGCGGCGTCATCGAAAAGCACCTGCCCAAAGGTGCTAAGCTGCCCCCGGTACCGGCCGCTAAGCCTTCAATGCGCATTCCGGCCATCAATATGAACTCGGCCACTAGCCTCTTGGCCGACTTGCCCAAACCCATTGTCAATGCCAAGCCGCAGAGTTTTGAGGCCCTCAACCAGGATTATGGCTTTGTGCTTTACCGCACCGAGGTAGTTGGTGGGCGTAAAGGAACACTCAGCATCAAGGACCTGCGCGACTACGGCGTGGTGATGGTGAACGGCCAGCGCGTTGCCACCCTGGACCGTCGGCTCGGGCAGGACCAAGTGGAACTGACATTGCCCCAAGGTACCGTCCGGCTCGATATTCTGGTGGAAAACTTGGGCCGCCTCAACTTCGGGCCGTTCCTCAACCAAAACCGCAAAGGCATCACCGAGCGAGTAACTTTTGCTGGCACTGAACTTACCAACTGGCAGCATTTCCGCCTGCCCTTTGCTAGCGTTGCGGCGGCCAAAGTTGCCAGCAAGATTGCGCCCAATGACAACGGCCCCGTGCTACGGCGCGGCACCTTCACCATCACCAAAGCGGCCGACACGTACTTCGACCTGAGCCAGTGGGGTAAAGGCTGCGTGTGGCTGAACGGCCACAACCTCGGCCGCTATTGGGAAATAGGCCCCCAACAAACCCTGTACGTGCCCGCCGAATGGCTGAAAAAAGGTGTCAACGAAGTGGTAGTGTTGGAACTGCTGAAGCCCCAGCAAGACAAACTCGCCGGCCTAGAAAAGCCCATTCTAGACGTAGTGAAAACCGATGGCGAAGCCCGCAAGAATTAA
- a CDS encoding TlpA family protein disulfide reductase — protein sequence MRAIRRLILVILVFAASIDSSYAQRKEALIINQSATTETSILFYYTDILAKDKQKSIKPGDTLHVVFDENSFDQITVRIAREHYRVRVKKPALLVWPGDVVTVRYVEATDTYTFSGKQAAELKFYDCIRHNAVSLDSWAYETFLGDLPPTLDELMCQWQDERRLTDGLLAELRNTPGVRPMVVAALTRELQLQAFLFLLRGNSYQELYYATSTYVPSSLRQYKFPGAVKMFPAVYQDSVLAQFRRLRYLQALPLSVSERRSYVATDFMEYLALAQGKPATYGALYALAKREYTGNQKEWTCYWLLYNAKRIRRPQPHLVKDYRSWMMPESRFVRSLTGQDQLTLVMPDQQLANTDTLISPSGQKTTLAQLLAKHRGKMIYLDFWASWCLPCLMEMPASAALRQHYSGKPVAFIYVSIDEDALKWQRATKQHLPKNVEQYRFANYKTARFVKRFGITSIPRHILLDKYGIMRYAEAPRPDDPELKTHIATFLAR from the coding sequence ATGCGCGCTATCCGACGGTTGATTCTCGTGATTCTGGTTTTTGCAGCATCAATAGATAGTAGCTACGCCCAGCGAAAAGAAGCGCTGATTATCAACCAAAGCGCTACTACAGAAACGTCCATTCTGTTTTACTACACAGATATTCTTGCCAAGGATAAACAAAAGTCTATTAAGCCAGGAGACACGCTTCATGTAGTTTTCGACGAAAACTCTTTCGACCAAATAACTGTCAGGATTGCCCGTGAGCACTACAGAGTGCGAGTAAAAAAGCCGGCCTTGCTTGTATGGCCCGGCGACGTAGTAACAGTTCGGTATGTAGAAGCAACGGATACGTACACCTTCTCCGGCAAGCAGGCGGCTGAATTGAAATTCTACGACTGTATTCGCCACAATGCCGTCAGCCTCGATTCGTGGGCGTATGAGACCTTTCTAGGTGATTTGCCGCCAACACTTGATGAGCTTATGTGCCAGTGGCAGGATGAGCGGCGACTTACTGACGGGCTGCTGGCCGAATTGCGCAACACACCCGGCGTAAGACCGATGGTAGTAGCAGCGCTTACTCGTGAGCTACAACTGCAAGCTTTTCTTTTTCTGTTGCGGGGTAACAGCTATCAAGAGCTGTATTACGCAACTTCCACATATGTACCTAGTTCTCTTCGACAGTACAAATTTCCGGGAGCTGTCAAGATGTTCCCGGCTGTGTACCAAGACTCCGTGCTGGCGCAGTTTCGGCGGCTTCGCTACTTACAGGCTCTGCCTCTATCTGTTTCAGAGCGTAGGAGTTACGTAGCCACTGACTTCATGGAATATCTAGCCTTAGCCCAAGGTAAACCAGCCACATACGGCGCCTTGTACGCATTGGCTAAGCGTGAATACACGGGCAACCAGAAAGAATGGACCTGCTATTGGCTGCTGTACAACGCGAAGCGCATCCGCAGGCCCCAGCCACACTTAGTGAAAGACTACCGCAGTTGGATGATGCCAGAGAGCCGCTTCGTGCGCAGCCTAACCGGCCAGGATCAGCTGACCTTGGTAATGCCCGACCAACAGCTAGCCAACACCGATACTCTCATTAGCCCTAGTGGTCAGAAAACAACTCTAGCTCAGTTGCTAGCCAAGCACCGCGGCAAGATGATTTACCTGGATTTTTGGGCTAGCTGGTGCTTGCCGTGCCTCATGGAAATGCCCGCCTCGGCTGCCCTCCGGCAGCACTATAGCGGCAAGCCCGTAGCCTTCATCTATGTTTCCATTGATGAGGATGCTTTAAAGTGGCAACGCGCCACCAAGCAGCACTTGCCCAAAAATGTGGAGCAATACCGCTTCGCAAACTACAAGACAGCCCGGTTTGTGAAGCGTTTCGGCATAACCAGCATCCCGCGCCACATCTTGCTCGACAAATACGGCATCATGCGCTA